One genomic segment of Gopherus flavomarginatus isolate rGopFla2 chromosome 11, rGopFla2.mat.asm, whole genome shotgun sequence includes these proteins:
- the LOC127031280 gene encoding olfactory receptor 10A3-like, producing MKGRNQSTAIEFILLGFSGLSNLPVLLFVLVLVTYMIILLGNALIVLITFADPALHTPVYFFLRNLSFLEICYTSVTIPEMLVNLLTREKTISFSSCAAQMYFLISLGGTECCLLILMAYDRYVAICHPLVYTAIMNKGVCMQLVGIAWLSSRLLTLMHVTWVFNLPFCPSNEIDHFLCDAPPVLELVCGNTYMIEIEALTSTVLFVVTQFALILWSYICILATILKMPSAEGRRKTFSTCSSHLTVVVLLFSMAGLTYFQPKSSSSPTTSKFLSLC from the coding sequence ATGAAAGGAAGAAACCAATCCACTGCAATAGAGTTCATCCTCCTAGGATTTTCTGGTCTATCTAACCTTCCAGTTTTACTCTTTGTGTTGGTCCTAGTTACGTACATGATCATCCTGCTGGGGAATGCTCTCATAGTTCTTATAACATTTGCTGACCCAGCCCTTCACACCCCCGTGTATTTTTTTCTCCGGAACTTGTCCTTCCTGGAGATCTGCTACACCTCAGTTACTATCCCTGAAATGCTGGTCAACCTCCTCACCAGGGAGAAAACCATCTCATTTTCCAGTTGTGCTGCACAGATGTATTTCCTCATCTCTCTAGGTGGCACAGAGTGCTGCCTGCTGATCCTGATGGCATATGACCGATATGTGGCCATATGCCACCCGCTGGTGTATACTGCCATTATGAACAAAGGTGTTTGCATGCAGCTTGTGGGCATTGCATGGCTAAGCAGCAGGCTTTTGACACTAATGCATGTCACATGGGTATTTAATCTCCCCTTCTGCCCATCTAATGAGATTGACCATTTCCTTTGCGATGCTCCACCTGTACTTGAGCTGGTCTGTGGGAACACCTACATGATTGAAATTGAAGCCCTTACCTCAACTGTGCTATTTGTCGTGACCCAATTTGCACTGATACTTTGGTCCTACATTTGCATTTTGGCCACAATCCTGAAGATGCCGTCTGCTGAGGGGCGGCGTAAAACCTTCTCTACTTGCTCCTCACATCTCACTGTGGTGGTCTTGCTCTTCAGCATGGCTGGTCTCACCTACTTCCAGCCCAAGTCCAGTAGTTCACCCACGACCAGCAAATTCTTGTCCCTCTGCTAA